The nucleotide sequence CGGTTGACCTTGGCGAGGAAGTCCGTGAGCGGCAGCGGCGCATCGTCGTGCGGCGTGTCCAGCCCCTTCTCCGCGGCACACGATTCACACAGATGAAGCGACTTCATCTGGTTGTTCTCGATGTGCGTGAGGTGGAGCACCGCCTCGTTCTGTCCGCACTGTTCGCAGAGCATTGATTCCCTACTGCGACGAAACGTTGCTTCGAAGGTGACCCTCCTTGAGCAGGAGGATCCGGTCGGTCTGCTCGGCCAGCTCGCGGTTGTGCGTGGCCATGACGAGCGCGACCCCGGTCGTGCGGCGCAGCTCGAAGAACAGCGCATGGAGCTGCTCGCTCGTATGCGTGTCCAGGTTGCCGCTCGGCTCGTCCGCGATCAGTACCGCCGGCCGGTTCGCGAGTGCCCGCGCGACCGCAACCCGCTGCTGCTCGCCGCCACTGAGCTGCGAGGAGCGATGCGACGCCCGTTCCGCCAGGCCTACCGCGCTCAGCAGCTCCCGCGAACGCTCCGCCGCCTCCGGCTCCGACGTTCCGGCGATCAACTGCGGCATCATCACGTTTTCCAGCGCTGTGAACTCACGCAGCAGGTGATGGAACTGAAAGACGAAGCCGATGGACCGGTTGCGCACGGCGGCGAGCTCCCGGTCGGCCAGCTCGTCGACCGCCCGGCCGTCGACCAGGACCGTCCCGGCCGTGGGCCGGTCGAGGCAGCCGAGCAGGTGCAGCAGCGTCGATTTTCCCGCCCCCGAGGCGCCGATGATCGCGACCGCCTCGCCCGCCGAGACCTCGATGTCTACCCCGTCGAGAATGACGAGTTCGCTGCCATCCTCTTCGGTGTAACGCTTTACCAGGCCGCGACCTGCGAGTACCGCGCCGTTCCGGGCGAAGCCGTGCGCGTCAATCATGGCGGATCGCGTCGACCGGCTGCAGGCGCGAGGCGGTGCGCGCCGGATAGATCGTCGCGATCAGCGCGACCGCGATGCTGGCGACCAGGATCAGCACGACGTCGAGCGGGTCCAGCGCGACCGGCAGTCGATCGATGAAATACACGTCGCCGGGCAGCTCGATGAACTGGTAGCGGTCCAGCAGCCAGACCAGGAGGAACCCGCCGATCGAGCCCAGCAGCGTACCGATCAGCCCGATGGCAAGCCCCTGCAGCAGGAAGATGCGGAGCACCGCGCTGTCCGTGAGTCCCATGGATTTCAGGATCCCGATCTCCCGCGTCTTGTCGGTGACCACCATGATCAGGGTGCTCACGATATTGAACGCGGCAACCACCACGATCAGGAACAGGATGATCGCCATTGCCAGCTTCTCGAGCTTGAGAGCCGAGAAGAGCGAGGCGTTCAGTGTCATCCAGTTGTCGGTGTAGTACGGGAACCCGAGCTTCGTGAAGAGGGCGCCGGCCACGTCCTCCGCCTGCCAGGGATCCGTGATGTTCACCGCAATCCCCGAGACCGTGGCGGAATCGTAGTCGAGCAGCTCCTGGACGGGTGCCATTTCGGCGTACATGAAATTCAGGTCGTACTCGTACATCCCCGTCTGGAAGACGCCGGTCACCTCGAAATTCGCGAGCTCGGGCATCAGCTCGCCGAGGGGACCCGTCTTGATGTTCTCGAACGAGCCGACGGTCACGGTGTCCCCCGGCAGAACGCCGAGGCGCTGCGCAAGTCGGCTGCCGACGAGCACGCCGGGATAGCCGCTCTGCGTCGGACCCAGCGCGTAGGTGCCGTCGCGGAGCCCGCGCTCGATGTCCGTCAGCGGCTCCGGTGCTATCCCGGGCTTGATCCCGTACAGCGAGCCGGGTGTCGCCGTCTGGCCCAGCACACCGACCTGGGCGAGCACGAACGGCTCGGCACTCACGACGCCCTCGGTATCCAGCACCTCCGGCAGCACTTCCTGCCAGCCGCTCAGGCGGAAGCCCTGCCCCTGCTCGAACACGTAGACGTGCGGGTTGCTGCCGAGGATCTTCTCCTGCAGGTCGCGCTGCAGTCCCGTCATCACCGCAATGACGCAGATCAGCGCCATCACGCCCAGGGTGACGCCACCGACCGCGATCAGCGTGATGAGGGAGACGAAGCGGCCCTTGCGACGGCTCGCCAGGTAGCGCCGGGCGACGTACCACTCGAGGTTGCGCACGATCGCTATTCCGGCCGCATGGTCGGAAACAGGATCACGTCCCGGATCGACGCCTGGTCCGTCAGCAGCATCGTCAGACGATCGATGCCGATGCCGACGCCACCGGTGGGCGGCATCCCGTACTCCAGCGCACGCAGGTAGTCCTCGTCGAGCTGTTGCGCTTCCTCGTCGCCGCGCGCACGCAGTGCGACCTGTGCCTCGAAGCGCTCGCGCTGATCGAACGGATCGTTCAGCTCGCTGAACGCGTTGGCGATCTCACGACCCGCGATCATCAGCTCGAAACGTTCGACGAGCTGGGGATCCCCGCGCTTCGGCTTGGCCAGTGGCGACAGCTCGCGCGGGTAGTCCGTGATGAACACGGGGTCGTGCAGGTGCTCCTCGACCAGCTCGCC is from Longimicrobiales bacterium and encodes:
- a CDS encoding ABC transporter ATP-binding protein — its product is MIDAHGFARNGAVLAGRGLVKRYTEEDGSELVILDGVDIEVSAGEAVAIIGASGAGKSTLLHLLGCLDRPTAGTVLVDGRAVDELADRELAAVRNRSIGFVFQFHHLLREFTALENVMMPQLIAGTSEPEAAERSRELLSAVGLAERASHRSSQLSGGEQQRVAVARALANRPAVLIADEPSGNLDTHTSEQLHALFFELRRTTGVALVMATHNRELAEQTDRILLLKEGHLRSNVSSQ
- a CDS encoding FtsX-like permease family protein; the encoded protein is MRNLEWYVARRYLASRRKGRFVSLITLIAVGGVTLGVMALICVIAVMTGLQRDLQEKILGSNPHVYVFEQGQGFRLSGWQEVLPEVLDTEGVVSAEPFVLAQVGVLGQTATPGSLYGIKPGIAPEPLTDIERGLRDGTYALGPTQSGYPGVLVGSRLAQRLGVLPGDTVTVGSFENIKTGPLGELMPELANFEVTGVFQTGMYEYDLNFMYAEMAPVQELLDYDSATVSGIAVNITDPWQAEDVAGALFTKLGFPYYTDNWMTLNASLFSALKLEKLAMAIILFLIVVVAAFNIVSTLIMVVTDKTREIGILKSMGLTDSAVLRIFLLQGLAIGLIGTLLGSIGGFLLVWLLDRYQFIELPGDVYFIDRLPVALDPLDVVLILVASIAVALIATIYPARTASRLQPVDAIRHD